AATCCCTCTGGAAAGGGGAAGCCACTGGTGCAGTAGTAAACCTCCATGGCAAAGGCTTTGGGGTCATCTGGCCTTGAACCCACCCCTGAAGGAGGAAGGTCTCACCCTATAGCCAGAGCCCTTTcatcttgaaaataaaacagtttctaTTGCAAAGGAAATACACAAACAGCACAACCACCTGCCAAAACGGCTAGTCCCTCACCCAAGATCCTGGCTCCATGTCCTGCCCCTGTCTTGCAAGCTATGGAGATGTGATGTGCAAGTGCTCCCTTCAATGGGCTGGTGCCCCCACTCATCTCTTGTCATGCCATTGAATCACCGGCTGGAATCTGATggtcagaaacctcctggctcacgGGCAAGAGCAGAAGTTCTCCCAGGAATTGGATCAGGCAGGAAGACAAAGAGTAGGGAATCCTCCCCCAACAGACAGTACTGGCCtcatattgtgaggtcactgacaAGGTCAGGAGGCTCAGTGGCCAAACTTATGCTCCTTCCAGGATTCTGCTGGGGACACAGCTTTCCTCCCCATTGACAAAAGGTGCCGACATCAAAGAATGGATACAGGGGTAACAGCTCTAGCCAGTTCTGCAGTCCTTGCCCATAGCCCTGAGGTCTCAGCGGGTGCACTTGTGGAGCAGTGAGCATGGGCCCATCTCAGACTTGGTGCAGAGCATCCTTCAACTCCCCTGCATAGGTcactcccagcagctcctgctccagatcTTCCCCACGGAGATCAGAGCAGGGCCAGGAGTGGGAAACTGCCCAGGGAACCAGAATGGGCCCCTGGGTTTGCTGGGTGCTGCACAGACCCTTCCCCCTCTCACAACAGCATCCCCTCATTTTGCCAGGTGTTGAACAGACCCCTCTTCCCGGCTGATATTGGGTGCCTCTTTGTGTACTCTGCTGCACAGGCCCTCTGACCCAGACCAGGAACCACCCCAAACATGCTGACCATGGCACAAACTCCCCTTCAGTGAAACATTGGCCCCCACCCTGGGACCTTCACAACCatcccccctttcctctcccaaacCTGAACCCAAAAGGCCACCACATTGCCCCTTCCCTCAACATGCCCACCACCCCAGTCCTTAAATCCTGGTTCCCTCCCAGGGAGTCCTGCACAAAAACGGTCTCACTGAAGAAATCAATATATCAGGAAGGAAGATCATTCATTTCTTCCCAGTACCTAGCCTGTGCAGGAAAAAAGAGAGTTTTATTGGGGAGAAATAAGAatgacagtaaaacaagaaggaaatgagAATTCCTGTATAAAATAACGTGTAAATGAGATGAAGCAAATTAAGGAGAGATTCCTGTTCTCCAGTCTGGACATGTCCATAGGAGGGCCTTGATTCATTGCCCACTCATTGATCTCTTTATGAAGGAATGTGGTGGTAGCCAAGACACACCTGTGAATCCATGCCTTCAATTTAGGGAAGCTGGCCAAAGAACCAGAGTTTTAGAGCAAGTTTTCTCCCCTCATGGGATGGATGCATACAGATGGAGGGGGAATCACCTCCAGGGGTACTGAGCCttgcaggcaggaggagctgaCAATCACCATAGACTCAAGTGTCTCACTTGGGCTCCTCTGCCCTtgggtgaaatgaatcctgcaacaTCTCCCCAGGCATGTGTTGATGCCTCCCATGTTGATGCCTCCCTCTGAGGGCATCCCCTGCACTTCTGTCATGGCCAGTGGATGCAAAGAGGAGCTTTGTGATCATAGTTCATTTTGGTCCACAGAGTCCTCCTAGCAAGGGGGAAAGCAATTGCCCTCTGGAAGTGTCAGTGTCCTTGCACCTTCTGTAAGGACAGAGTAGCTACCCACCAGCTATCACAGACTGGGTGTCAGATGTGCTACCCCATGATCTGAGAATGGCAATATGTTTCCATCTGTCACCATTTCCAGCTAAGCTGCTTTCTCAGTCCAAGTCTTTTGCTGCCTGCCATTGACCAGGTAGAAGAAGCAAAACTGCTCCCTGATACTAGTCacctttctctttgctcttttgtTGCAATCGGGGTCCAAAATCTCCACACcctgaaaaaaatcccagcacaTGGGCATGGTTAATCATAACTGAGATTAAGACTGAACATCAGGGCACAAAGTATCTGCAGTCATCTGCCTCTAGTTTTAGCAGTGTCTCTGGCCGTTCCACTAAAGTTCAAGTTATGATTTCAGTGGAAGGTAGATGAGAAGTACAGCGGGAACAGTACACATGGGTCCTGAGATGGGATGTCCCATTTTGACTTTTTTAGGATAGAGAATGGGCACtgagagggaggagagggcaggacaACAGAGAGGTGCGCAAGGTGCCTACAAAGGCCTTTGACAACTTCCTAGGGCCAAAGCCTGGCTTTGCTGACTCTGCTGACCTGATTGCCATGGGATAGAAAGGGATCCTCTGCTGATGACCTCCCAAGGAAAGATAGTCTCACCACAGACACTGACAATTCCTCTGAGGGCCACCTCAGGTAGTGAAACGGGTGGTGAGCATAGTGATTTAGACATTAGCAGGAGTTGGGCTTTTGGGCCCCATTTCATCTCACCAAAGGCTGTTTGTTGACCCAGGAGCCTTCTCCACCTGAGCTGACCTGCAGGCTCCCTTGAGAGACCACAGACAAAAAGAGGCGCTCTGAAGGGACACTGCATGTGCCCATCAGACTCAACATGGGCAGAATCACAGACAGGCTGGCACTGAAGTCCCTGCCTGCAGGTGTGAGTGCTCTTGCCCATGATATTGAGGGACTTTTCAGATGCCCTGGGGTTTGCCTACAGTGTCCACTTGCAGCACCAGTGGCATCAGGTCCCTTCGCTATTTCCCCTATCTGCCAGGAACCCACAGATGCCTGGGAAACTTGAGGCCATCACAAATTACAGGAGACACCAACATGTGTTTGAGTAACTCTACTAATGTGTGCATGTCCTTTAAACTGAAGAGTGATGAGGGCTGCAGGCTGAGGCactgacctctaccctggaaatGTTCACAGCAGAGGGAGATGGTTCCCATCTGAGGAACCTGCAGTCAGGAAAGCACTGCCACTCCTGATCTCCCTCCCTGTTCTCCCGACCTCAattgttctgtgattctctgTGATTTTGCTCACATTTCACCCCAGATGAATTTCCTCTTAccacaggaaagaaaatgataaCACCGCAGCACTTTCCACGTACAGCAATACCACTTTTCCCACGTACAGCAATACTACTTTTCTGTAAAGGAAGCACGAAGAATTCTCATTTAGCATGAAGAAAGGAAGCATTTCCATTCTCTTCTAAACCATCCATTTAATTGCTGATAGAAATCTATACTCTCTTCCTATCTGCTTTCCACCAATATTCTCAGTGCTGTGGTCTTCTCAAGGGATACATATGATATAGCACATCACTACTCCCCACATTGACTTTACTACTTTTCAGAACCAGCAGTGTTTCTCATGCAGGAGTGCAGAACTGCTGTGAGCTCTGGGTGAaagccagagctttcctgagtgctttcctcagggcctccctgacctccctgttccgcaggctgtagatgaggggattgaccaggggcgtgaggatggtgtagaaaaaggagaacactttgttgagctgcctcagctggggaGTTCTGGGCACCATATAGACAgtgatgagggtgccatagaaaacagtgacaacagtgaggtgagaggagcaggtggagaaggccttctgcctgcccacactggacgggatcctcaggatggcagctatgatgcacacaTAGGAGGCcagtgtgaacaggaaagggaacACTAGAGTAAGGAAACATAGGATAAAACTTACTGTTGTAACCACCCTGGTGTCACTGTAGGAGAGTTCCAGCAACGGGGtaagatcacagaagaagtggtcgaTTTTCTTAGGGCCACAGAACTTAAACTGCGATAAGAAAGAAGGGACTATTGTACAGCTAAGGAATCCCACTAGCCAAGATGCTGCTGTCAGCCATAGAGAGActttccaggtcatgaggcttgcatagagcaggggctggcatatggccaagtaccgatcatagGACATGACCGCCAGGAGGTAACACTCGCTAGATGCAAAAGCGCAAAAGAAATGTAGTTGTGTAATACAGCCATGAGCAGAGATGCtgctgtccccagtcaggaagctggccagcagccggggcaagatggtggagctgtagcaggtctccaaggaggacagattgcccaggaagaagtacatgggagtgtgcagATGCTGGTCTGCCACCACGAGCACAACGATGAGGATATTCCCAACCATGGTCACTGAGTAGATCATGAGCAAGAGAAGGAAGAACAGCGTCTTTAATGAAGAgacattccccattcccagcaggatGAACTTCACTGGCGATGTACaattgtcccattcccctttctccatgtagCGCCACaggtccctcattcctcttttgccagcaaggCAGCCTAcgagaaagaacatttgtttgtttgtttgtttgtttctttctttctttctttctttcttgtgtaGAAGAATCATGAGGGAAGTTGCCAACAGAGAAAATATGGACCATGGCACTTCTCTGACTGCATTTGTTTCCCTTTATGGCCTCCATGACTGGTGAAAGGAGAGCATATGTTTTTTCCAGAGAGTTAAACCATGCTTTTAAAGAGAAGGGCCTCCTAAGAGCACGATGGTGGTGAGCTGCCCCATGGAGGTGCTAATTTCATGGCTGGAGTGGAGTTAAAGGAGAGAAGGCATTCACTCCGACTTTGACATTTCTCTCCTACACCTGAAGTTATTCCAAATAGCAATCACAATCCCTACCAGGCAAAAAAATCCCTTTATGTGAGCACATCATGCCAGATGTCCTTTCTCCTCAAAGGAGCAGGACAGGCACTGCACCAAACAGCTGATCTCAGCTCTCTGAAAGGGAGAAGGGACAGACCATGTGCTTCCTTTGACAGTGTGTGGGTCAGGAGCTGGCATCCAGAACTGTGGAGCTGGACTGTCTAAGAGGAGTCTCAGAGAGATAAATAAAAGTGAGATAGCCGTGAGAGAAGATGGACACCTGAGCTAACTGGGCAACATgaggaagagagattttgagcAGAGTGGGAGGGAAGAGGGCAGATAAGATCATTCAGCCTGTGTAGTTTCCCCCTCAGCAATGGTTTCTGAGGGCTTTGGGCTGCCTCACGGCACAGCCCAGCAGCTAGACCTCAGCACTGCCAGCTGTGCTCATGGGGCCCCCTGAGCAGCATTGCTAGGAGTGGGTATCTCCAGGGTAAGTGGTAGGTAAGATTGGGAAGAGCATTGTTCCACTCCTGTTTGTGGTGAATGCCCAGGACATGCCTGTGTGCATGGCCAGGGAAAATtcctgcctgagaaacacagccctctacCTGGATCCTGCCTCCCAACTGAGGTGTGGGTGCCCCTCGACCGGGCTCTGGGTAGGCTCAGGAGCAGCAAAGGCATAAAGTCTAACTCTGCACCCACCGGCAAACTCACCAGCACTCTGCTCATCAAACAAGGGAATCAGAAGAAATGTgtagagggaagagggagatggtAGGGGAAAGACATGCAAAAAAGGACATGCCCGTCACCATTCTTGCCCATAggtgccaccatgcaaagcctcaccagctcaagaggaacagacctgactcagaagacacaacACGAAGCTGCAATCCTCATGATGACGTGACGCTCTCTGCACTGATTGTTTCTGGGAAGGACGATCAAGCTGGGGTCTCACCTCCTGTCTCTTCCCCACCATGTCCTTCTCTTCcatgagctctctgcaaaccctgACCCAGAGTTCAGGCATTGCTCTGCACTTGCTGTCTTCTTCTAGCAGCTCCCTCAGTGAGTCTCCAGCAGTACCCGAATGCCCCCTGCTCTCTGGAGTGTCCTGGGATTTAGAGCTCAAACGAGTCTCTGAAGATTAATTTCAGCTCAGCTCTCCTCAGGGATTGCAGAGAGTGAGTAGTGCATAACAGGCTCTCAAAGGAGATTGAAACCTCTGAGCTGATGGAAACTTTGAAAACGCCTCCGGCAAGGCCTGACTTTTTCCATAACTCTTGGTCACAACCTCTGGATCACGctccttttaaaaggaaactggggcagagaaatcatcaggatTCCTCCAAACTCATGATGCAAAGTCAGTAGAGATCCCATGCATGGGATTCCCCTCATGTCCCTGCAGATGACTGTTCACTGATTCTCTAAGGTTTAGAGAGCCCTGatggcctgagctggtccctccagcctcccgcaACGGTCAGTGGGGAGAGAGAGGCCAAGCCACAGTCATTTCCTCCCAGGCATGGAGACTTGCCCTTGGGCATGGGGTAAGTCCCCCTTGGGCGCCAAGCTCTGTCCCCTGAGGGGAGGGGGGCCACAAAAACTCTCCCTGAAGCACAGGGGCCTGGCATGTCtggggctgaagggagcagagctactgGTATTTCCTCTTGGTTTCTGTCCATCTCTCCTTCCTGGGAGGTGCTTTGCTCCTGTTGTGGCACCAATGGGTGCCACCACTCATAACCCCTCTTAGCCCTGTGGGACTTGTGTGTCATGAGATGCGGTCTCttcggcctctgctctggctgGAAAGGCAGGAGGACTGGCCCTGTGGACAAAAAAGTTTGTGCAGCAGCTGCCTGAGCATCCCGATGGCCTTCTGCTGAATTGGCTCCACTGGgtcattgtttttccttttgacgagcgagtgaagagttaacaggactgaagaagtctgcctactgatatgcgcaaggactgatatgctcaaggcagcggaatagaagagttaacaggactaaagaactctgctgcctgacaaggccgaggaatctgcatggacccccagggagggaagaagcgatatggaagtattgtggtcttgcctcgctagcagggtctttccaagcagacaaacagtcctgttattatgaaactcgcagaggtcagcaaaagcactgcttgcccagagccccaactgtacaaaaagagacttggcagctaagagagtttgagcagggatgggaacgtgacctgaccatcctctccggctggactgtgagtattcccccccctccccttttactgggatgctgggttaaggtaactcctcgaggctgagagtcctctcactaagagagtgaacaagaaagctttcaagcaggggtaagcagtgcttccaattaatagcgcagtaaccgacggtttcgggttatcctttctaaatcagtaatcacattattttaatggatgttactaatccaaaagcttgcatgaggaaataaacatatttttttattatgttactgtctcagttgttactatcaaatcTTCATAGCATGacactgtattacagcatctggaccttcagcagaAACATCTGAGAGGTGTGACAGTACgggcagacatgttacatggttgagggctcatctgtcacataagaggaagatctccatttgggttatgtgatggttgcctctgtaaccatctaccaataatgtctagtcagtgcccacacaTACCAATAGCATgcgctaatgtgcttgaggcaccacgtacaggcaacggcttgtgatgttcctgagcaagaaacctggtctgaaggagcctctggaaatgaggcagcagcctgtgagctggggagctcttcagacagcttgaaggctggtcacctcttacaaaatgacctttgaaattatgattc
The genomic region above belongs to Apteryx mantelli isolate bAptMan1 chromosome 20, bAptMan1.hap1, whole genome shotgun sequence and contains:
- the LOC136993789 gene encoding olfactory receptor 6B1-like, giving the protein MEKGEWDNCTSPVKFILLGMGNVSSLKTLFFLLLLMIYSVTMVGNILIVVLVVADQHLHTPMYFFLGNLSSLETCYSSTILPRLLASFLTGDSSISAHGCITQLHFFCAFASSECYLLAVMSYDRYLAICQPLLYASLMTWKVSLWLTAASWLVGFLSCTIVPSFLSQFKFCGPKKIDHFFCDLTPLLELSYSDTRVVTTVSFILCFLTLVFPFLFTLASYVCIIAAILRIPSSVGRQKAFSTCSSHLTVVTVFYGTLITVYMVPRTPQLRQLNKVFSFFYTILTPLVNPLIYSLRNREVREALRKALRKALAFTQSSQQFCTPA